Genomic segment of Euwallacea fornicatus isolate EFF26 chromosome 11, ASM4011564v1, whole genome shotgun sequence:
AACTGAATTATCTCGGTTATTTGTACTTTTGTGTTTATAGAAACATTAGTGATGGACAAATTAACtggtgtgtttttttttactgcataATATGTCGAAGATTTCGGTtggaaaaactatttaaaatcgtATTATGAAGGGGACTCAAGGGCTATCGAATGACTACAATTATTTGACTATAAATTGTACAGTTTTGATGCGATTCaagtctttaaaataatttaaaatcatttgaaaaataatacaatttttaaatatcccgCCCTTAATTCAGCCATCTTTATATTTTGAATCCTAATTATCGgttacgaaatttgaaatttgaatattagaaacaaaaaactttttcctgGGAGGAGTTACTAGAGCATTCAACAAAaacgtttattattaaaaagggTGTAGAcaatttaaacaatgtataCGAATGTTGAGTAAAGttgcaaaattttggaatatgTTGATTGTCATTATACTTAAAATCATTTGTAATTGACAACATGATGACAgatcaatatttttgtgaggTTATAAATacatcaatatttattttggtcCCAAATTTGTCATTTATTATCCCTTAAAACTCCCTCTAATTCACACGAAACATGGTGGAAACCGATATGAACTGGCCTTGGCAATATAACTTTCCTCCCTTCTTTACGCTGCAGCCCCACCCTGAAACGCGGTCAAAGCAGGTTCAGGCTTGGAAAGCCCTCATTCTGGACTATTGCAAGCGCTGCAAACTCTATCTCATAGATGTGCGCGAGGCAAGCAATATCTCGTTGTTTAACAATACTACAATCAACCGCAAATTGCAGCAAGATGTTATTATTTCCTTATTGGGCGAGTTGCAGAAGTTGGGCCACGCAGCCCCAGTAGATAAGGTAGTTatattgtgtgatttttattttgatatgttTAGATATGAGCTTGCTTAGGCGAAACACCGGTGGGAGATATACTGGCATACGCTGGAAGAATGGGCTTCGATAGTGTATGAGTATATTTCTTCCAGAGGAATGCAAGGGTCAGTGGTGACTTTTTATGAGCTATCACAGGGGGAAGACGTGCAAGGAGAAGAGTTTTATGAAATTCACCATGACGTGCTCATAAAGGTGTTGCAGGCTCTGGAGAAAGATAGAAAGTGCGAGTTGATTCTGAGTGATGAGGATCAGGGGGTTAAGTTCTTTTGATCATTTATCACCAGGTTTGTTGGgacattttgtatttttttataaattattttaataatgaaaagtatttatcatttaattcacattttttgtgaGTGATTTGATTAAAGTGGAATTCTTTAGGGTTCATTCAAAAGACCTGAAATGTGGTTGATAAAATTGGGATTGACTTCACCTTGAAATGAAAGATAATTAAACGTATATACATTGttggatttatttaatatacaattaattactttttaaataaaaacaatcttTTTCTcttataatacaaaaaaagtggtAAATAtaacagttaaaaattattattgtttttggtaCAATTGCCTTGTTTTAAGAAAGAGTTTGCCATTTTCTTTGCAGCATCCACAGAAATCCAAAACGcggatttaaattaaaatttaaatatattttgttttttatttaaaaatatacattttgtaCACAGAAGTACCACAGCAGATCAATCATAAAAAGTCCATGTCTAGGGCGTTGTAAAGGGCGGCAATCTCGCTGTGGCTAGTGATCCGCCAAAAGGGGAAATTCAGGGTTTTTGCAGCCGCCTCTTCATCCTGACCATCCCCTATTACTACATAAGTGCAGTTCCTGCCAAATCGAGCAACGATTCGCTCAAAGCAGCTTTCTTTACCTATAAAAGAatacaaatgaaattttaattgggaATTATTAAGTTCTACTGACCAATTTTTGTGGCAGAATAAATATTGTCAATAGGAAACACATTGCCCAAACCAAAAAGAAGAACTTTGGCAAGGGCTGGAATGAGCTGCGTGGTGGTCACAAGGACATTGACACAGTTGCTGCGCGAATTAATGAGGGTGAGGCACTTGTTCGCTAACGTGAGCCAGTTATCAGTGACAGCTTCAATTTCCTGGCGCAGTTGTAGCCACTGCTCGCGCTTGTTTGAGCCCAGAAGACCTCCCACACTATAACTTCGTCCTTACAGTACGTCTAATCGTGTTGGATACAATATTATATACCTGTTTCGGTAATTGTTGTAAGTTTCCTTGATTTTGCGATAGCGAAACGCAAGTTTACGCATCCAATCCACACCACCGCGTACCCCTGCTGCCAGGCATAAGTTGCCAGTACCAGTGGCAGAGGCTGCATGGAAACCATCAGAAGTGAAATTGTAATTGGTCAAATCTTGTCCATTGTCATCTGATGAGACGTCGTCTATGTGCACTTGATCACAGtcctaaagaaaaaagtaatcAAGTCAGTAGTCAATAAATTGATGCCAGAGAAGTTCATTTtagccttaaaaaaaatgaaatatcatctaactttttcacaaaaattagaCATCGTCATGTTGGGTAAATATCAACGTCACTTTTAACAGAGATATAAAAATGATCTTAACCTAAAAACATTGTATTATTAGTAAACTTTCATGGAAACCATGTTCCAGATAAAGCCAGTAGTCACTTAGGAACGGTCTTTACTCACTTCGATATCATTGAAAAAGAAATGTGTGTCTGCCAAATTAAACACCATTTCTTCCATCTTAAAGCCCAGCTGCACAACGTTCTGAGTGTCCTTAAAGAAAATCGTCATAGAAGAACatcttttctattttaaaatagcGCCCTTACTTTGTGGTATTTGGTGGCGTAGCTCCCGGTAAGGAGCGTGTGAAATATTATAATAGTCTCATCTAAATCCCATATAAACACCCTGTCTGTTTTGGACTCGGGCGTTGTTGGGGAAATGGTGTTCGTCCGCCTTCCACGGCCCCGCGCTCTAGTTTCACCCgctacaacaaaaaaagttaaatagaAGCCCATTTGAATCAGTGACTGACTTACCTAAGGTGGTTGTTGAGGAGTCCCGGGATCGCCTGGCACCGTCGGTTTTCAACGGGGACGTGGAGGCTTCCGCAAGGGAAACACCGTTTGAAGGACTTTCTGTAAAACACAGAACAAAAACCCAAATGTATTGAACACTGGAAGTCCGGCAAAGGGGGGACAACCTTCAATATCAGACGAGTCTGAGTCACTTGTGTCACTATAGGCGCAGAGTTTGAACATATTATTGGGCACTCTCAAGAGGGAGTGAGATGCAGTTTTATTGGGGGAAACCGCGAATTTGGGATGGTGAAAATAATCTGGGCAGCAcagaaacataaataaaaactgagAAAGTGTGGTTAAAAAGGAAGGTGCCGGTTGTGACGTTTAGAAGCCTGTGACATTATATCAAATGTGGTAATGGAATAAAAGATGGCGCTAGTGATGGCATCGGTACGTGGTTTTGCTTGggggtaaaaaaataatgaagctGTAACGCTGTCAAAAACTTAGAATGTCACTTCAAAGACGGAAAAAAACGCGGTATTTCAACGTGTTGTGACcctcataaattttttttctgatgctaCACATTGACATAATcagaaaaaactgtaaatgtgAAATAATTGTCAAAATACCGTTAGATAAAGTTACATGGAAAACAAGcgtcaaaatgaaataagacTCTCTCACCTGAAAGGGCTCCACTTGCGAGCTGATAGGTAGAGGTGCTAATGCTGCCGCTGGAACTCGGGGAGCTCACATAGGGCGAATAGGACTGCGAGGCGTAGTAGCTGCTCGCATATTGGGAGGCCTGCGAGTCTGTGTAAGTTGAGCTGTAGGCACTGTAGTCTACCCCCTATACAGGACGGTTGATGGTTGTCGACCCACTTAGAGGCTTTTAAGGGGGTGAGATAAATACCTGCGTAAACCCTTGGGCGAAGCTTGAAGCCCCACTGCCAGCCCCTGACCCGTAGGCGTACGGACTGTATTGCCCAGTTTGGGCAGTAGCGGTCCCGAAAGCGGTTGCTGGAGACCCATAGGGGGCCGCAATGTAACCTAACAATATTATCTAAAGTTTATCGATGATTTACATTTCAGTTCCTACCTGATGCTTTGCAAGAAGGATTGAGTCCTCTAGAAGAACCCAGCGCGTAGGGGTACGACGAGGAACCGTAAAAGGGGCTCGAGGCCGAGGACGACATGTATCCCGAACCGGAGGAGCCGTAGGCCTGGTGCATGCTGCAACAGAACGCTGATAAGCAAGTAAGTACCCCATGTGggaattgtttatttaactAAAGCCCTGTTTACATTGGGCGCGTTAAAAAAGGCGCATAATTAACGGCGTCAGATGTTTGAAAAGCGTGAGATGTTGATGTTTCCGAATTTTAATGGGGAGAAATAAAAACGTCGCCCCGCGCGCAAAGTGCGCGCTCcggtttataaattaaatttaaatgtgattttattcGGGGCCTTCCAGATTGATGTTTTGCTTATCAAACGACCGTGTACGAACACCTGGATTTCGTGGCTTATTCGATTAAAAGGCAACATGGCGTTCATCATCGGTCTTTTACCTATTGTAATATTGGTGTGCCTGGGTGTAGGCCTGTGGATAGTCTTTGTCGTAGGCGGCGGCGCCGATGTCCGCCGGCGACGCCCCGTAGAAGGGCGCCGCCGCCGTCACGACGTCTTGGTGGTGGGCGGTGAGGGCGGCCGCCACATCCGCCTCCTCCAAACCAGGCGACTTGATTTCGCTCTTCACtcctaaaaaaaacaaaaaaaaaaacaaaaaaacttttgttttgtttgttgtcCAAATTTACGGGTCGAAGGTGTAAAACATCTCTCTATTAACTTCAGTTATTCCATTTCCCTAAAAGCCTAAAAGCAGATCTAAAAGGTAGAAAAGTTTCTCAGGCCGTAATCGGCATTATCACTCGGCCATGCGTTGTATGATATGTTgatatttattaacttttcgaaTTTACCTTGAGCATCGATAAGAGGCCACCCGACGGCAAAATTTGCGAGGCAAGCGGGGGCGGCACTGGAGAGGGCGTCCGAGGCGGCGGCAGCACCGTTGAGGTGGGCGGCAGTGGGCGGCGAGCCGCACGAGCTGGAAGAGTGGCCGCTTTGGGGCGAAATTGGCCCCTGGGCGGTCagtctaaagaaaaaaattgaatcgcGTGTTTAAGATGGGAAACTAAATCAGTCAGAGAGAGCGTTACAAAATGTAAATACAGCGCGACAGAATAATAATCACAAATTTCGTTATTATGTGTCAAATTGAGCGTCGAAGGTAGTCCGCTTTCTTTGTTCGATCGCATCGCATCGATCGCAAAAGCTTTGTAACTCAATTGGCCTTTTTGTCACCACTGGGGCGGACGAGCCTGAAAATGCCGAAGAATGCAGGCGCCTTTTTCCCTCTATTTTAGTTATTTCCTCAGATCCGGGACTTGGCAACGGGGCGGGGGTTTCTCTTTTCTCACATGCACATGTGTCGGCCAAATGGCTTTTTGTCTTTTGGGCCCATTAAAAGAAGCGAAACACTTGTTGTCTCAGCTCAGCTGCGCCGCGATAGGGCCTAATGGATTTTCGTTGAAAAGGACGTGCGTGACGGGTCTGCGACGTTGACGAGTTAATTTTGATCCGGCGTTGACACGATTTCTTAACCGACTTCAAAACCGGGAAAATCGATGGTTTGTTCACCCCTGCCGGCGTGTCGATTTGACACCCGACACTCGTGCTCGTGCGGAAATTAATACCACCCGTTCAAAGCGGACAGAGATAATATAACTAACCACCTGGACGAGGGTCCTGCGACATTCAAGACGTCAAATGTGACATTTCCTGTCACGATAGTACTCACTCTCTTCGCTTCGTGCAGTTTGTCTATCAGAAATCACAGCTATTGGCAACGCTGCcgcttttaaaatttcgatatttcggAAGTTTCCTATATACAAACACATGCAGAGCAACAACATCACGATTATTATGAGACATGCGGCCTGACAGATATAGTGCCCCCGACGTTTTTACTTAATTAACGTAATAATATCAGGGGCGTAGAGTGACGAGCCACATTAGCGGCTCGTAAATCGTTTCGGCGACTAGCAACGCGAGTACCAGATATGAAGCGAGACGCCACTGCGACCGAAACTCAAGTGATTAAAACCCATTTGCACTTGTCGGGGACCTCGTAATGTCTTTTTTCTGCCTTTCTAATGCGTTTTGACACTTGTTGGTACCGAGAGATAATCGGACTATAAATAGGATGGTACGAAGAGTTTTTTTGTCTCcctgttaaatttttgttggaCATGGCACTGTTTTGGAGAAACGCAGGAAATTTGATTGTACATAGcagaatatatttaaaattcagtgGTGTAGTCAAGTGTGTCCAAGAACTGTTCCCGATGTTTTGATATAGAAATTATGTTTCGTCTCTTTTAACGGTCAGAATTTCTACTGCTCATACGTTCGTTAATTTACAGGAATTCGTTTTTCAACTCCCGGAAAAGTAAAACAACGTtagaaaaatcgaatttcaattaaagGGACGACGCGGGTTTTCTTCTAGAGGGTTTCGAGAacattacattttaaattcgGTAACAATACGTCCCTGCGTTTTCAAGAATATGTTGAAAGAGTTGGGACGCGCCTGATTTCTtcgagattttttatttaattacaattaagCCGGTATAAAGGCAGTGACATGATTGGTTTCTGATGTTGTGTACCGTAAATAATCATATTTCACGAGTTCAGGGTCTTCGGAcgtctttgatttttttggatCTCTTCATTTATTTCCACTTTAGATAGAAGCGCAGCGATATTAAGTCGTATTAAAAACAGTGCAGTAAACGCTCGTTAGGGTGGTCACGACGGATTCCTC
This window contains:
- the Vps25 gene encoding vacuolar protein-sorting-associated protein 25 isoform X1, which produces MVETDMNWPWQYNFPPFFTLQPHPETRSKQVQAWKALILDYCKRCKLYLIDVREASNISLFNNTTINRKLQQDVIISLLGELQKLGHAAPVDKAKHRWEIYWHTLEEWASIVYEYISSRGMQGSVVTFYELSQGEDVQGEEFYEIHHDVLIKVLQALEKDRKCELILSDEDQGVKFF
- the Vps25 gene encoding vacuolar protein-sorting-associated protein 25 isoform X2, translating into MVETDMNWPWQYNFPPFFTLQPHPETRSKQVQAWKALILDYCKRCKLYLIDQDVIISLLGELQKLGHAAPVDKAKHRWEIYWHTLEEWASIVYEYISSRGMQGSVVTFYELSQGEDVQGEEFYEIHHDVLIKVLQALEKDRKCELILSDEDQGVKFF
- the eya gene encoding eyes absent homolog 2 — protein: MVPVPDGTLKMSVTLMPCNYLNSAQSSRCTMIDKMCEPKVKRARTDASDPTERDRLTAQGPISPQSGHSSSSCGSPPTAAHLNGAAAASDALSSAAPACLANFAVGWPLIDAQGVKSEIKSPGLEEADVAAALTAHHQDVVTAAAPFYGASPADIGAAAYDKDYPQAYTQAHQYYNSMHQAYGSSGSGYMSSSASSPFYGSSSYPYALGSSRGLNPSCKASGYIAAPYGSPATAFGTATAQTGQYSPYAYGSGAGSGASSFAQGFTQGVDYSAYSSTYTDSQASQYASSYYASQSYSPYVSSPSSSGSISTSTYQLASGALSESPSNGVSLAEASTSPLKTDGARRSRDSSTTTLAGETRARGRGRRTNTISPTTPESKTDRVFIWDLDETIIIFHTLLTGSYATKYHKDTQNVVQLGFKMEEMVFNLADTHFFFNDIEDCDQVHIDDVSSDDNGQDLTNYNFTSDGFHAASATGTGNLCLAAGVRGGVDWMRKLAFRYRKIKETYNNYRNSVGGLLGSNKREQWLQLRQEIEAVTDNWLTLANKCLTLINSRSNCVNVLVTTTQLIPALAKVLLFGLGNVFPIDNIYSATKIGKESCFERIVARFGRNCTYVVIGDGQDEEAAAKTLNFPFWRITSHSEIAALYNALDMDFL